In Erigeron canadensis isolate Cc75 chromosome 7, C_canadensis_v1, whole genome shotgun sequence, one DNA window encodes the following:
- the LOC122608984 gene encoding uncharacterized protein LOC122608984, which translates to MKLVTTLHNEDIVPFSVTKRKIGDGGDTSFWNDIWLEDATLATKFPRLFSFEMNEHVVVKDRWNGSRCTWNWRRPLRGGSEGEQLNQLCERIANVTIVNTLDSWTWNFRSMDSFQVNGLPKYLHKVKLPLHYMATRWNKNVPRKVNIHVWRLLKERLPTRFNLWFCGVVNNSLVCPMCFNGIETITHTMSDCRIAKKVWTSLSKWLDYNLPYQLSGVDLLEHIKTLKAQKKVKDIITTVTYAAWWYIWRFRNEAVF; encoded by the coding sequence ATGAAGTTGGTAACTACACTTCACAATGAAGATATAGTTCCTTTTTCTGTTACTAAAAGAAAGATCGGTGATGGTGGTGATACCTCATTTTGGAATGATATTTGGTTGGAGGATGCTACACTTGCAACCAAATTCCCAAGATTATTCAGTTTTGAAATGAACGAACATGTGGTTGTAAAAGATAGATGGAACGGGTCGAGATGTACATGGAATTGGAGGCGACCTTTAAGGGGAGGGTCAGAAGGTGAGCAGTTGAATCAATTATGTGAAAGGATCGCCAATGTCACGATTGTCAATACCTTAGACAGTTGGACTTGGAACTTTCGGTCAATGGATTCTTTTCAGGTTAATGGTCTTCCTAAGTACCTCCATAAAGTTAAGCTGCCCTTGCATTATATGGCCACTAGGTGGAACAAAAATGTCCCCCGTAAGGTTAATATTCATGTTTGGAGATTGTTGAAGGAAAGGCTCCCAACTCGTTTTAATCTTTGGTTTTGTGGTGTCGTTAATAATTCTCTTGTTTGCCCAATGTGTTTTAATGGTATTGAGACTATTACTCATACTATGTCGGACTGCAGAATTGCAAAGAAAGTCTGGACATCACTTTCTAAATGGTTGGACTACAATTTACCATACCAATTGTCGGGTGTTGATTTACTCGAACACATAAAAACTTTGAAAGCTCAGAAGAAGGTGAAAGATATCATCACCACCGTCACCTATGCAGCATGGTGGTACATATGGAGATTTAGAAATGAAGCTGTTTTTTAA
- the LOC122607282 gene encoding ribosomal RNA-processing protein 8: MNQEAGGGRSRKRKRNKRQKTVAPSSAGSTVKQLPSTSGVSKSSSKPLTYLEKMKAKLAGGHFRMINEKLYTCSGDEALEYFKEDPSLFNMYHTGYQEQMSRWPEQPVNIIMKWLKDHNSSLVVADFGCGDARLSKGVKNKVYSIDLVSNDPSVIACDMSNTPLDSSSIDVAVFCLSLMGTNFPNFIQEAYRVLKPSGWLLIAEVKSRFDPTNGGADPDRFVEAVCQLGFTSVSKDFSNKMFILLYFRKKPKKNSSKEIQWPELKPCLYKRR, from the exons ATGAATCAAGAGGCGGGTGGTGGGCGCAGTCGAAAACGTAAGAGAAACAAACGTCAAAAAACAGTCGCCCCCTCAAGTGCCGGTTCGACTGTCAAACAACTGCCTTCGACTTCTGGTGTTTCGAAAAGTTCCTCAAAGCCATTAACTTACCTTGAAAAg atGAAAGCCAAGTTAGCAGGAGGTCATTTTCGTATGATTAACGAGAAACTTTATACTTGCTC TGGAGATGAAGCTCTGGAATACTTTAAAGAGGACCCGTCATTGTTTAACATG TATCATACAGGATATCAAGAGCAAATGTCACGTTGGCCTGAACAGCCGGTTAATATCATCATGAAGTGGCTAAAGGATCACAACTCGTCATTAGTTGTGGCTGATTTTGGTTGTG GTGATGCTCGTTTGTCAAAAGGTGTAAAGAATAAGGTCTATTCCATAGACCTTGTCTCAAACGATCCTTCAGTGATCGCTTGTGACATGTCAAAT ACACCCCTTGATTCTTCATCAATAGATGTTGCTGTCTTCTGCCTTTCACTGATGGGCACCAACTTCCCGAATTTTATTCAAGAAGCATACAGAGTACTTAAACCAAG TGGTTGGCTTTTGATAGCAGAAGTGAAGAGTAGATTTGATCCCACCAATGGAGGAGCAGATCCAGATAGATTTGTTGAAGCTGTATGTCAACTAGGATTTACCTCTGTATCAAAG gatttttcaaataaaatgttCATACTTCTATATTTCCGGAAAAAG ccAAAGAAGAATTCTAGCAAGGAGATTCAATGGCCTGAACTGAAGCCATGCTTGTACAAGCGTCGTTGA